The Haladaptatus cibarius D43 genome window below encodes:
- a CDS encoding DUF7263 family protein — translation MTRGQMNLPALAVALLILTMVTGLSIGMADRAFLGADRDATSRQVGVAVSERMVSEESDVTVRPNVIDATELETLDAKRMQELFPVVGNHDVRVKLDENLLAERGNPTSGPTIRRIVLVERRDEVTRTPQLSATDPRFTLPRRTSNATLTIQSPDETTVTTVRANGRIVLRNESGLDGTVSVSVSRFETVQFAFETEASGSLPTGSVRVTYYPTNTRKAVLAVTVDA, via the coding sequence ATGACGCGAGGACAGATGAATCTTCCCGCGTTGGCGGTTGCACTGCTCATCTTGACGATGGTCACCGGACTGAGTATCGGAATGGCGGACAGAGCCTTCCTCGGTGCGGACAGGGATGCCACGTCGCGGCAGGTCGGCGTCGCGGTCAGCGAACGAATGGTAAGCGAGGAAAGCGACGTGACGGTTCGACCGAACGTCATCGACGCAACCGAACTCGAAACCCTCGACGCAAAGCGGATGCAAGAGCTGTTTCCTGTCGTCGGGAACCACGACGTTCGTGTCAAACTCGACGAGAACCTTCTCGCCGAGCGCGGGAATCCGACGAGTGGGCCGACGATTCGCCGTATCGTGTTGGTCGAGCGCCGCGACGAAGTGACGCGAACGCCCCAGCTTTCAGCGACCGATCCGCGATTTACGCTTCCGAGGCGCACGTCGAACGCGACGCTCACGATACAGTCCCCAGACGAAACGACGGTAACGACGGTTCGGGCGAACGGCCGAATCGTGCTGCGAAACGAATCCGGACTCGACGGAACGGTTTCGGTGTCCGTTTCGCGCTTCGAAACGGTTCAGTTCGCATTCGAAACCGAAGCTTCGGGGTCGCTTCCGACAGGAAGCGTTCGAGTCACGTACTATCCCACGAACACCCGAAAAGCGGTGCTGGCGGTGACGGTGGATGCCTAG
- a CDS encoding DUF7262 family protein, translating to MPRAQLSLSVVEAGIGVIFILGVAMGFALGVPAPDTRSAQLELYAEDAGTVLASEPPRHQGTTRLAEIIDSPQTFEREQSALERRVDRILPDNLMFRVETPHGAVGYRKPASVPVGVSTVTTTNGDVTIWVWYV from the coding sequence ATGCCTAGGGCACAGCTCTCTCTGTCGGTCGTGGAGGCGGGAATTGGCGTCATCTTCATTCTCGGCGTTGCGATGGGATTCGCATTGGGCGTCCCGGCCCCCGACACGCGCAGCGCACAGCTCGAACTGTACGCCGAAGACGCGGGAACCGTGCTTGCGAGCGAACCGCCGCGACATCAGGGAACGACCCGTCTCGCAGAGATCATCGACTCGCCGCAGACGTTCGAACGTGAGCAGAGCGCGCTGGAACGCCGCGTGGATAGAATCCTCCCGGACAACCTCATGTTTCGGGTCGAAACGCCACACGGTGCGGTCGGCTATCGAAAACCCGCAAGCGTCCCAGTCGGCGTTTCGACGGTAACGACGACGAACGGCGACGTGACGATTTGGGTGTGGTACGTGTGA
- a CDS encoding MBL fold metallo-hydrolase, with protein MVHQITADELADRFDAGESMTLIDTRPEDSFEAWHLPDAKNVPFDPREGVGDDQRDRMEEIDGEEIVTICGKGLTSTPFAFELETQGYDDVTVVKGGMEDWSKVYDIVPIATDDGDEELVVRQIQRRGKGCLGYIVGSTESGDAAVVDATRQIDVFEIAAEEAGLTISCVFDTHIHADHISGGSRLAETLDVPYYLGEMSSERDVEYEYDSLEDGDTIELGDVEITVLHAPGHTTEMMNYRIDGDDGDYLLTGDTLFVDSVGRTELQFGESDASTGAELLYETLHETILDLPDDTRILPGHVSVTNDGRYEGGEPGEPIQARLGNLRDTLDLLQLDEEAFVNRLTDNAPEKPPNYETVIAINTGEDSPDSDEEATELEVGPNNCAA; from the coding sequence ATGGTACATCAAATCACTGCCGACGAGTTGGCCGACCGATTCGACGCGGGCGAGTCGATGACGCTCATCGACACCCGCCCCGAGGATAGCTTCGAAGCGTGGCATCTGCCCGACGCGAAAAACGTCCCGTTCGACCCGCGGGAGGGTGTGGGGGACGACCAACGTGACCGAATGGAGGAAATCGACGGCGAGGAAATCGTCACCATCTGCGGAAAAGGCCTGACATCGACGCCCTTTGCCTTCGAACTCGAAACGCAGGGATACGACGACGTGACCGTCGTCAAAGGTGGCATGGAAGACTGGAGCAAGGTGTACGACATCGTCCCGATAGCGACGGACGACGGGGACGAGGAACTCGTCGTCCGGCAGATTCAGCGGCGGGGGAAAGGCTGTCTCGGGTACATCGTCGGTTCCACGGAGTCGGGTGACGCCGCAGTCGTGGACGCGACGCGGCAAATCGACGTGTTCGAAATCGCCGCCGAAGAGGCGGGGTTGACCATCTCGTGTGTGTTCGATACGCACATCCACGCAGACCACATTTCGGGGGGTTCACGACTCGCCGAAACCCTCGACGTTCCGTACTATCTCGGCGAGATGTCGAGCGAGCGCGATGTCGAGTACGAGTACGACTCGCTCGAAGACGGTGATACCATCGAACTCGGCGATGTGGAGATAACTGTCCTGCACGCGCCCGGCCACACGACCGAGATGATGAACTACCGCATCGACGGTGACGATGGCGACTACCTCCTTACAGGCGATACGCTATTCGTGGATTCGGTGGGACGAACCGAACTCCAATTCGGCGAAAGCGATGCGTCCACGGGTGCCGAACTGCTGTACGAAACGCTCCACGAGACGATTCTCGACCTGCCGGACGACACCCGAATCCTGCCCGGACACGTTTCGGTTACGAACGATGGCCGGTACGAGGGTGGTGAACCGGGTGAACCCATTCAAGCCCGCCTCGGCAACCTCCGCGATACGCTTGACCTGCTTCAGTTGGACGAAGAGGCGTTCGTGAACCGACTGACCGACAATGCCCCCGAAAAACCGCCGAACTACGAGACGGTCATCGCAATCAATACAGGGGAAGATTCACCCGACAGCGACGAAGAAGCGACGGAACTCGAAGTCGGGCCGAACAACTGCGCGGCGTGA
- a CDS encoding formate/nitrite transporter family protein has product MSQTENSTLAVPVTERDHIRGPDDAPVTLVEYGDFECPYCGDFYSVIRRILNRVGTQIRFVFRHFPLTQQHPRAQKAAEAAEAAGAQGRFWDMYDLLYQRQDALTRDDLVRYAEELDLDIRRFTDELDRGVHEERVREEYQSGIRSGVTGTPTFYIDGERYDGPHEFEPMLAAIAAVGDLSEVKQSLQVENRELRETIDRSRRGAPAAGEAVRDRFSADEIFQRVTATADEEMERGTRLLFFSGLAAGLSVGATFLARAAMTTAYPESVAMGNLLYPIGFVMIVIGGYQLFTENTLTPVTLVLTRLASLPQLFRLWTIVLAANVLGAGVSAFLLARTGIFEPDVAETAYRFGEHAMHTSWSALFYKGIFAGGLVATMVWLVHAARETISRLLIVYSIMIIIPVADLFHCVVGACEVLFLVFIGSANVGTVFADFFVPVVLGNTLGGIVFVALVNFSMTENRRFPEHNRHRFELSWSEWLFGTRLREYLRERERSESSEERAGTHSTDRQN; this is encoded by the coding sequence ATGAGCCAGACCGAAAATAGCACGCTCGCGGTGCCGGTAACTGAACGAGATCATATTCGCGGCCCGGACGATGCCCCGGTGACGCTCGTCGAGTACGGCGACTTCGAATGCCCGTACTGTGGTGATTTTTATTCGGTCATCCGGCGGATTTTGAACCGGGTCGGAACGCAGATTCGATTCGTCTTCCGCCACTTCCCACTCACACAACAGCATCCGCGGGCACAGAAAGCCGCCGAAGCGGCGGAGGCCGCTGGTGCGCAAGGCCGATTTTGGGACATGTACGACCTGCTGTATCAGCGACAGGATGCGCTCACCCGAGACGACCTCGTGCGCTACGCCGAGGAACTCGATTTGGACATTCGTCGGTTCACGGACGAACTCGACAGAGGCGTCCACGAAGAGCGAGTCAGAGAGGAGTATCAGAGCGGTATCCGAAGTGGTGTAACTGGAACGCCGACGTTCTACATCGACGGGGAACGATACGACGGCCCACACGAGTTCGAACCAATGCTCGCCGCGATTGCAGCGGTGGGTGACCTATCCGAGGTAAAACAGTCGTTGCAGGTCGAGAACCGCGAACTTCGAGAGACGATAGACCGTTCTCGCCGCGGAGCACCCGCCGCTGGTGAGGCCGTCCGTGACCGGTTTTCGGCGGACGAAATTTTTCAGCGAGTAACCGCAACTGCGGACGAGGAAATGGAACGGGGGACGCGACTCCTGTTTTTCAGCGGACTCGCCGCGGGCTTGAGCGTCGGTGCAACGTTCCTCGCGCGAGCGGCGATGACGACCGCATACCCGGAAAGCGTGGCGATGGGAAACCTCCTGTATCCCATTGGCTTCGTGATGATCGTCATCGGTGGCTACCAGTTGTTCACCGAAAACACGCTGACGCCGGTTACGCTCGTTCTAACGCGCCTCGCCAGCCTGCCACAACTGTTCCGTCTGTGGACTATCGTTCTCGCCGCAAACGTCCTCGGCGCCGGAGTCAGCGCCTTCCTCCTCGCGAGAACCGGCATTTTCGAACCCGACGTTGCGGAAACGGCCTACCGGTTCGGCGAGCACGCGATGCACACGTCGTGGTCTGCGCTCTTCTACAAAGGCATCTTTGCTGGCGGCCTCGTCGCGACGATGGTATGGCTTGTTCACGCGGCGCGGGAGACGATTTCACGACTTCTCATCGTCTATTCGATTATGATAATCATCCCGGTCGCCGACCTCTTTCACTGCGTGGTCGGCGCGTGCGAGGTGCTCTTTTTGGTTTTCATCGGGAGCGCGAACGTTGGAACCGTCTTTGCGGACTTTTTCGTTCCCGTCGTTCTCGGAAACACCCTCGGTGGAATCGTGTTCGTCGCGCTCGTGAACTTCAGCATGACCGAAAATCGGCGCTTTCCGGAGCACAACCGACACCGATTCGAACTGTCGTGGTCGGAGTGGCTCTTCGGTACCCGTCTACGCGAATATCTCCGAGAACGGGAACGGAGCGAGTCGTCCGAAGAACGGGCGGGAACACATTCGACCGACCGACAGAATTAG
- a CDS encoding sodium/calcium exchanger protein encodes MSSLLRHPLTALVGAVLLTLSWVGVWTTGAQHALGTLVVVAVSGLAILGASFLLAWGAETAEKDVPRAFALAVLAILAVAPEYAVDAYFAWTAGTNAGTEAGREAANLAVANMTGANRILIGLGWSGIALFSIHKARQHDGARLIEQNVQFGDSIPLDRDIATEILFLFCATVYAFFVPFGGGIDAMDTIVLVSLYAIYIAIIIQGEVGAEEHVGVPAYFQRRPRSVRIPIVFVLFFYSGFLIFTAVEPFAHGLETLGLQFGIPPFFMLQWIAPLASESPELIVTAYLVNKARSTAAFNALISSKLNQWTLLIGTLVVVYSLALGQYGVLPFDRKQAAEIWLTAAQSLFAISVLINFQISVREAVTILVLFSSQVVAEFILLQTLPPAQAATYSYWLLIAYSICYIVLALALFWKRHAALREVLRLTAAKVRRARVRGAEESQD; translated from the coding sequence ATGAGTTCTTTGCTACGCCATCCGCTCACCGCCCTCGTCGGGGCGGTTTTGCTGACCCTTTCGTGGGTGGGCGTCTGGACGACGGGCGCTCAACACGCGCTCGGAACGCTGGTTGTCGTCGCCGTGAGCGGACTCGCCATTCTCGGGGCGTCCTTTCTTCTCGCATGGGGGGCGGAAACCGCGGAAAAAGACGTTCCGCGCGCGTTCGCGCTCGCTGTCCTCGCTATCCTCGCCGTCGCCCCGGAGTACGCGGTGGACGCCTATTTCGCGTGGACTGCCGGAACGAACGCCGGGACGGAGGCGGGACGGGAAGCCGCAAATCTCGCCGTTGCGAACATGACCGGTGCGAACCGAATCCTCATCGGACTGGGCTGGTCGGGCATCGCGCTCTTTTCGATTCACAAGGCTCGTCAGCACGACGGCGCGCGACTCATAGAGCAGAACGTTCAATTCGGGGATTCGATTCCGCTCGACCGGGACATCGCAACCGAGATTCTGTTCCTGTTCTGTGCGACCGTCTACGCCTTTTTCGTCCCGTTCGGCGGCGGTATCGACGCCATGGATACCATCGTGTTGGTCAGTCTCTACGCGATTTACATCGCAATCATCATTCAGGGAGAGGTCGGCGCAGAAGAACACGTCGGCGTTCCGGCGTACTTCCAGCGCCGGCCCCGTTCGGTTCGCATCCCAATCGTCTTCGTGCTGTTCTTTTATTCGGGATTTCTCATCTTCACTGCCGTCGAACCGTTCGCACACGGCCTCGAAACGCTCGGTCTTCAGTTCGGGATTCCACCGTTTTTCATGCTCCAGTGGATTGCACCCCTCGCCAGCGAGAGTCCGGAACTCATCGTGACGGCGTATCTGGTCAACAAGGCGCGCTCGACGGCGGCGTTCAACGCGCTCATCTCCTCGAAACTCAACCAGTGGACGCTCCTCATCGGAACCCTCGTCGTGGTGTACAGCCTCGCGCTCGGACAGTATGGCGTGCTTCCGTTCGACCGAAAACAGGCGGCCGAAATCTGGTTGACCGCGGCACAGAGCCTGTTTGCTATCTCGGTGCTCATCAACTTCCAAATTAGCGTCCGCGAGGCGGTTACGATTCTCGTCCTGTTTAGCTCGCAAGTGGTGGCGGAGTTCATCCTTTTACAGACGCTTCCGCCCGCACAAGCCGCGACGTATTCGTACTGGTTACTCATCGCGTACTCAATTTGCTACATCGTGTTAGCCCTCGCGTTGTTCTGGAAGCGACACGCCGCTCTGCGGGAGGTGCTTCGACTGACGGCGGCGAAAGTGCGCCGCGCACGCGTGCGCGGCGCGGAAGAGTCGCAGGATTGA
- a CDS encoding DUF7261 family protein produces the protein MRDRAQLVLAAAAIVAVALAPVVFAYLQLGYSGDVTASNDYDSPVENADGVLSRAVQDTARDVPAEYEWDDRDAAISAVHSNLESELDTLRSSRVESGTVYQVEYNQSAAEEWTQANCPSGPNRQFGDCVAERGVVVQNRGGETHVLGVAFDVRVTTERGWYEVTIPVETTE, from the coding sequence GTGAGAGACCGCGCACAACTCGTGTTGGCCGCAGCAGCAATCGTCGCCGTCGCACTCGCACCCGTCGTCTTCGCGTACCTGCAACTGGGCTACAGCGGCGACGTAACCGCGAGCAACGATTACGATTCGCCCGTCGAGAACGCCGACGGCGTACTGTCGCGGGCGGTGCAGGACACCGCCCGCGACGTTCCCGCGGAGTACGAGTGGGACGATCGAGACGCCGCGATTTCGGCGGTACACTCCAACCTCGAATCGGAGTTGGACACCTTACGCTCGTCCCGCGTCGAATCGGGAACGGTCTACCAAGTCGAGTACAATCAATCGGCCGCGGAGGAATGGACACAGGCGAACTGCCCGAGTGGGCCGAATCGGCAGTTCGGAGACTGTGTCGCAGAACGGGGCGTCGTCGTCCAAAACCGGGGTGGCGAAACGCACGTTCTCGGTGTCGCGTTCGACGTTCGCGTGACGACTGAACGTGGGTGGTACGAGGTAACGATACCGGTGGAAACGACAGAGTGA